The Macaca fascicularis isolate 582-1 chromosome 11, T2T-MFA8v1.1 genome includes a region encoding these proteins:
- the C11H12orf71 gene encoding uncharacterized protein C12orf71 homolog, protein MEYSSSNSDIEDYNSKSNSNLSLSVGYFPCEDTPCEDTTSCEDATSKDPSIHFLPPIQGAWGTERIRRCMKRQDQIQDEPEQFCKLSIFLAWDVDVSSNNTDSIANRLLNGDNQWIDELPKERTKLSVSKLNNLVQEFQTFLENLKDDEDDDAVFPEMTQKDFQLSGGSPPEMVQMISQATASQRTSAPEISSILSEQPEKDDTPSHTQAQCCLNFGWAFSWLSQRILSPLLRRDHPVKATKSPHRPAPRKGLFHRGKRIQPQETLELGHPIQTDF, encoded by the exons ATGGAATATTCATCCTCTAACAGCGACATAGAGGACTACAACTCCAAATCCAATTCCAACCTGAGCCTCTCTGTGGGCTATTTCCCCTGTGAGGACACCCCCTGTGAGGACACAACCTCCTGTGAAGACGCAACTTCCAAGGATCCTTCCATCCACTTTCTCCCTCCCATCCAAGGGGCATGGGGGACTGAAAGGATAAGGAGATGCATGAAGAGACAAGACCAAATTCAGGATGAACCAGAGCAGTTTTGCAAACTAAGTATCTTCCTGGCCTGGGACGTGGACGTCAGCTCCAACAACACAGACTCAATAGCTAATAGGCTTCTAAATGGAGACAACCAGTGGATAGATGAGTTACCAAAAGAGAGAACAAAACTGTCTGTCAGCAAACTGAATAATCTTGTGCAAGAGTTTCAGACATTTCtagaaaatctgaaagatgatgaagatgatgacgCTGTATTTCCTGAAATGACTCAGAAAGATTTCCAGCTGTCCGGCGGCTCCCCTCCGGAAATGGTTCAG ATGATAAGCCAGGCAACTGCCAGCCAAAGGACAAGTGCTCCAGAGATCTCCTCAATCCTGTCAGAGCAGCCGGAGAAGGATGACACTCCTTCCCACACACAGGCCCAGTGCTGCCTGAACTTTGGGTGGGCCTTCAGCTGGCTGAGTCAACGTATCCTCTCCCCTCTGCTGAGGAGAGATCACCCTGTGAAGGCCACCAAGAGTCCCCATCGGCCAGCACCAAGGAAAGGACTCTTTCACAGAGGCAAGAGAATTCAACCTCAAGAAACTCTTGAATTAGGACATCCCATACAGacagatttttaa